From the genome of Gavia stellata isolate bGavSte3 chromosome 3, bGavSte3.hap2, whole genome shotgun sequence, one region includes:
- the RBIS gene encoding ribosomal biogenesis factor, producing MGKSRSRAAKAASVFRIARSGAVKAKAKGKARPVTSGLKQINIKNAEKVSTINKAFAEVQKEVQQLSKGTAAEPQKSHQVSTHLEEEQANVDATTSLLSQL from the exons ATGGGGAAGAGCCGGTCGCGGGCGGCGAAGGCGGCGAGCGTCTTCCGCATCGCCCGCAGCGGCGCCGTCAAGGCCAAGGCGAAGGGCAAGGCGCGGCCCGTCACCTCCGGGCTGAAGCAG ataaacattaaaaatgccGAGAAAGTTAGCAcaataaataaagcatttgcTGAAGTTCAGAAAGAAGTACAGCAGCTATCAAAAGGCACTGCAGCAGAACCTCAGAAGAGTCATCAG gtttccaCACATCTGGAAGAGGAACAAGCAAACGTGGATGCTACCACAAGCCTATTATCTCAGTTGTAA